From the Cryptomeria japonica chromosome 2, Sugi_1.0, whole genome shotgun sequence genome, one window contains:
- the LOC131078688 gene encoding homeobox-leucine zipper protein HDG2, protein MYGDCDVLVGNNMGESFMSPTSLLVAQRLIPQLPTNLHLQNQRSLFSCDGLSLAPPKRMREESQLAESMQFKNREEENDSKSGSGHMDGGSGEDQDAADQQHRRKRYHRHTARQIQEMEALFKECPHPDDKQRQRLSIELGLKPRQVKFWFQNRRTQMKAQQDRTDNAILRVENESLRNENLTLREAVKNVICPSCGGPSLVGEMAYSEHNLRMENSRLKDELDRVSNIASRYLGGRANHSLTTMAPPPLITSSLDLGMGNFVKQSTDIMPMTSFTDVGITTGGAFMDMDKSLAVQLAMSSTDELIQMAQMDEPLWLKTNANVVKEVLNLDEYDRLFPWSMGLSFKHNNSLRTEATRDTSVVFLNAGAIVDHLTDVNKWMDMFACMVTRAKTVQVLSHGLPGHRNGSLQLMYAELQVLSPLVSTREIHFLRYCQQRAEGMWVVVDFSMEELLTTPSQSLIRYRKRPSGCLIQDMPNGYSKVTWVEHVEAEDAAVHKMYQQLVNSGMALGAYRWLATLQRQCERLASFNAEKVSPKDIGGIGSPEGKRSMMRLSLRMINSFCSNVSASTSNSWTTLSGSNGSNGDDCVRITTRKNTEPGQPTGVVICAATSFWLPVPPHRVFDFLRDEKTRSQWDTLSTGNLVQEVAHIANGSHPGNCISLLRLNACSTSQNVELILQESCTDASGSVIVYAPVDVPSLNTAMSGEDPSYIPLLPCGFAILPDSPGSNRSLVPLTSFHEVTGTASSNGLDSPRTGGSLITAAFQMIGSNLSAAKVNLESVSTINNIICTTVQQIKAALHCPDI, encoded by the exons ATGTATGGGGACTGTGATGTGCTGGTAGGGAATAACATGGGAGAGTCTTTCATGTCACCGACTAGTCTGCTGGTTGCTCAAAGGTTGATTCCTCAGTTGCCCACAAACTTGCATTTGCAGAACCAAAGGTCGCTCTTTTCCTGTGACGGATTGTCTCTTGCACCG CCCAAGCGAATGAGAGAAGAAAGTCAACTTGCAGAGAGTAtgcaattcaagaatagagaggaggagaatgACAGCAAGTCAGGAAGTGGGCATATGGATGGAGGGTCTGGTGAAGATCAGGATGCTGCAGATCAACAACATCGAAGGAAACGCTATCACCGACACACGGCTAGACAAATCCAGGAGATGGAAGC CTTGTTTAAGGAGTGCCCACACCCGGATGACAAACAGAGACAACGGCTCAGCATTGAATTGGGTCTGAAGCCGCGGCAGGTCAAATTTTGGTTTCAGAACCGGCGCACTCAGATGAAG GCACAGCAGGATCGAACAGACAATGCCATTCTACGTGTTGAGAATGAGAGCCTTCGAAATGAAAACCTAACTCTGCGTGAAGCGGTGAAGAATGTTATCTGTCCCAGTTGTGGAGGTCCATCTTTGGTGGGTGAAATGGCTTACAGTGAACACAATTTGCGAATGGAGAACTCCCGTCTAAAGGATGAG CTTGATCGAGTCTCGAACATTGCATCACGATATCTAGGAGGAAGAGCGAACCACTCATTGACAACCATGGCGCCGCCGCCACTGATAACATCTTCTCTAGATTTGGGAATGGGGAACTTTGTAAAACAGTCTACTGATATCATGCCAATGACTTCTTTCACTGATGTGGGCATCACTACTGGAGGTGCTTTCATGGATATGGACAAATCCTTGGCAGTGCAGCTAGCTATGAGTAGCACAGATGAATTGATTCAAATGGCACAGATGGATGAGCCACTCTGGTTGAAAACTAATGCCAATgtggtgaaagaggttttgaatttGGACGAGTATGACAGGCTTTTTCCGTGGAGTATGGGGCTGAGCTTCAAGCACAACAATAGCCTTAGGACAGAAGCCACTAGAGATACCTCTGTTGTCTTTCTCAATGCTGGTGCAATTGTTGACCACCTAACAGACGTG AATAAATGGATGGACATGTTTGCCTGCATGGTAACTCGGGCCAAAACGGTGCAAGTTTTATCGCACGGGCTACCGGGTCACAGGAATGGCTCGCTTCAATTG ATGTACGCGGAGCTGCAGGTTCTTTCACCTCTGGTTTCTACCAGAGAAATTCATTTCCTTAGGTACTGTCAACAGAGGGCAGAAGGCATGTGGGTAGTAGTTGATTTTTCAATGGAAGAGTTGCTCACCACTCCATCACAGTCGCTTATACGCTACCGAAAACGCCCATCAGGCTGCCTAATCCAGGACATGCCCAATGGATATTCAAAG GTGACTTGGGTGGAACATGTGGAGGCAGAAGATGCTGCAGTCCATAAAATGTATCAGCAGCTGGTGAACAGTGGAATGGCCCTGGGTGCTTACCGTTGGTTGGCTACATTGCAAAGACAATGCGAGCGTCTTGCCAGCTTCAATGCCGAAAAAGTATCTCCAAAAGACATTGGAG GCATAGGTTCTCCAGAAGGAAAACGAAGCATGATGAGATTGTCACTGAGGATGATCAACAGTTTCTGCTCAAATGTGAGTGCATCCACAAGTAATTCTTGGACGACTCTGTCTGGATCCAATGGCAGCAACGGTGATGACTGTGTTCGAATTACAACAAGAAAAAATACCGAACCGGGACAACCCACTGGTGTTGTTATCTGTGCTGCAACTTCATTCTGGCTTCCTGTTCCTCCCCACCGAGTATTCGACTTTCTCAGGGATGAGAAAACCAGATCACAG TGGGATACTTTGTCCACCGGAAACCTGGTGCAAGAAGTAGCACACATTGCAAATGGGTCGCATCCTGGAAATTGTATATCTCTTCTGCGTTTAAAT GCGTGCTCCACTAGCCAGAATGTAGAGTTGATACTCCAGGAGAGCTGCACAGATGCGTCGGGGTCAGTCATAGTTTACGCACCAGTAGATGTGCCATCACTGAATACAGCAATGAGTGGGGAAGATCCTTCATACATACCCCTCCTTCCCTGTGGATTTGCCATACTGCCAGATAGTCCAGGAAGCAATAGATCACTAGTTCCACTAACTTCATTTCATGAAGTAACAGGCACAGCCAGCAGCAATGGATTGGACAGCCCTCGGACAGGAGGATCGTTGATTACTGCAGCTTTTCAAATGATTGGTAGCAATTTGTCTGCAGCTAAAGTTAACTTGGAATCTGTGTCAACCATAAACAATATCATATGCACCACAGTGCAACAAATCAAAGCTGCATTGCACTGTCCAGATATTTGA